A stretch of the Aspergillus puulaauensis MK2 DNA, chromosome 6, nearly complete sequence genome encodes the following:
- a CDS encoding uncharacterized protein (COG:S;~EggNog:ENOG410PGFQ;~InterPro:IPR032675), producing MSVVVNRPESASVSHTGIPHQGQALHCYSDSGYGSVTIPSRSSSLSSFKTNYSTSTAPTSYSPTSSGSYRTCDSAASLDRILESVFKRVPQEVYENILDQLQYLHAGPNQPGCMTCFQRDLHALSLTCRPWEKAVRARLYNHIHIVGSDSPAQLKKYRLKRGSRLKLLRRTLRERKLLANLVLELRVPHIDVLFTGKHTAQWQEYRDLVASVVMVCPNLERLLGLSIPFNHEFDRLTHALSTRRKLKEHTWILCEATETSEASPRSDSCPGSLGPLQMFEFLDYHASWTNLETLMLYGLNQTALEPSVFLRMLNLLPSLRNLCVSNFDADAFADTALLCLPPLETLRLENLPGVTDAGLTQYTSRPESLSLQTLVLIEPSIDSLLVISKILASLRNLKRFKIVQSEKCPTLNSDGMIFQPLLASPSLEFLHWDVACPNPNTALTRLDFAPFAKPLQHVETPNSHLAQSILARGFPRLDSLRAPSDIEPPGALQAVCQPILRGQALLHPDRYSLPRSSHGSIPTRPMALPGGSNMTSARIRAQTFIDMAARDTETGMQVLITDHSDSYVPDNALEASDDEAEMELDETGMWETPLDRPRANTVPEDHEGPITVFDFRMPAYMGRTGTKTSDRDTSIPRFILHPDIVGQEADGGLVSWKHILAANQSLTFAAGVGVNCFGGKSVPSPINEEPLSPTSTTPRFGWGSITSRTAMTASPITPTTPPTPMSISPSTAPPWEKDACTGSWNYNHKGGREWWFHMERERPIKAELYDVKRLF from the exons ATGAGCGTCGTTGTCAATAGGCCGGAAAGTGCTTCTGTGTCTCACACAGGTATACCCCATCAGGGCCAGGCCTTGCACTGCTATTCGGATTCGGGATATGGCTCAGTGACAATCCCCTCGCGGTCctcctcgctttcctccttcaagaCCAACTACTCGACGTCGACTGCCCCTACCTCCTACTCCCCCACCTCATCAGGGTCATACCGCACATGCGACTCAGCTGCCTCCTTGGATAGGATTTTGGAATCGGTGTTCAAGAGGGTTCCTCAGGAGGTCTATGAAaacatcctcgaccagctgcaATACTTGCATGCTGGACCGAATCAGCCAGGATGCATGACGTGCTTTCAGCGCGACTTGCATGCCCTTTCCCTAACTTGTCGCCCATGGGAGAAGGCGGTCCGAGCTCGACT CTATAATCATATTCATATCGTCGGTAGTGATTCGCCGGCTCAATTGAAAAAATATCGACTTAAGCGAGGAAGCAGACTAAAGTTGTTAAGACGTACACTTCGTGAGAGGAAATTGCTGgccaacctcgtcctcgaactTCGCGTTCCGCACATAGACGTTTTATTTACGGGTAAACACACGGCTCAATGGCAAGAGTACCGAGACCTGGTCGCGTCAGTTGTCATGGTATGCCCGAACCTCGAACGATTATTAGGGCTTTCAATACCCTTCAACCACGAGTTCGATCGCCTAACGCATGCACTATCTACGCGCCGGAAGCTGAAGGAGCATACATGGATACTCTGCGAGGCAACGGAGACATCGGAAGCGTCCCCACGCAGCGACTCCTGCCCCGGCAGTCTCGGCCCCTTGCAGATGTTTGAATTCCTGGACTATCATGCTTCATGGACAAATCTAGAGACATTGATGCTCTACGGTTTGAACCAAACCGCCCTCGAACCCAGTGTCTTTCTTCGTATGCTCAACCTTCTGCCGTCACTGCGCAATTTGTGTGTTTCGAACTTCGACGCAGATGCATTTGCCGATACAGCCTTGCTATGCCTTCCACCGCTCGAAACTCTCCGACTGGAGAACCTTCCTGGCGTCACTGACGCAGGTTTAACACAATATACTTCACGCCCAGAAtccctctctctccagaCCTTGGTCCTGATTGAACCGAGTATCGACTCGCTTCTTGTGATTTCGAAAATCCTAGCGTCCCTACGAAATCTGAAACGATTCAAAATTGTGCAAAGCGAAAAGTGCCCGACGTTGAACTCGGATGGAATGATCTTTCAGCCACTCCTAGCATCACCGAGTCTCGAGTTCCTACATTGGGATGTTGCATGCCCGAATCCTAACACAGCGCTGACTAGATTGGACTTTGCACCATTCGCTAAGCCCCTTCAACATGTGGAGACGCCCAATTCACATCTTGCTCAAAGCATTCTCGCTAGAGGCTTTCCTCGTCTTGATTCTCTGCGAGCTCCTTCTGATATTGAACCTCCAGGAGCTTTGCAGGCTGTTTGTCAACCTATCCTTCGTGGGCAAGCACTATTACATCCAGATAGGTACAGCCTTCCAAGGAGCTCCCATGGATCCATCCCAACACGACCTATGGCCCTGCCTGGAGGCAGCAATATGACGTCAGCACGGATACGTGCACAGACTTTTATAGATATGGCCGCCAGGGACACGGAGACGGGGATGCAAGTGTTAATCACAGACCACTCGGATTCGTACGTACCTGATAACGCCCTAGAAGCTTCtgacgacgaggccgaaATGGAATTGGACGAGACCGGCATGTGGGAAACACCGCTAGACCGGCCGAGGGCGAACACGGTACCAGAGGACCACGAAGGTCCCATTACGGTTTTTGATTTTCGAATGCCTGCATACATGGGCAGGACTGGAACCAAAACCAGTGACCGTGACACATCGATTCCACGCTTCATACTGCATCCGGATATTGTTGGACAGGAAGCCGATGGAGGTCTGGTCTCCTGGAAGCATATCTTAGCCGCAAACCAATCGCTGACCTTCGCCGCCGGCGTTGGAGTAAATTGCTTTGGCGGCAAGAGCGTTCCAAGTCCAATTAATGAAGAACCTCTGTCCCCTACATCAACAACTCCGCGCTTCGGCTGGGGTAGTATCACGAGTCGTACGGCAATGACCGCCAGCCCCATCACACCGACTACTCCACCCACACCGATGAGCATATCGCCCTCTACTGCACCCCCTTGGGAGAAGGATGCTTGCACTGGGTCCTGGAATTACAATCATAAGGGTGGTCGAGAATGGTGGTTCCACATGGAACGAGAACGTCCAATTAAAGCTGAACTCTACGATGTCAAGCGACTTTTCTAA
- the schA gene encoding serine/threonine protein kinase SCH9 (COG:T;~EggNog:ENOG410PFAV;~InterPro:IPR017441,IPR017892,IPR008271,IPR035892, IPR000961,IPR000008,IPR000719,IPR011009;~PFAM:PF00433,PF00168,PF07714,PF00069;~go_function: GO:0004672 - protein kinase activity [Evidence IEA];~go_function: GO:0004674 - protein serine/threonine kinase activity [Evidence IEA];~go_function: GO:0005524 - ATP binding [Evidence IEA];~go_process: GO:0006468 - protein phosphorylation [Evidence IEA]), translating into MEYANCQRLCGANISISDGVQDDDSQDQIGSNTPSPTGIATPQPDPADRRLPSIMHNYFQVGSSSAVMLRSLKTRFSLSEPSSSSADNVQSSALSNGTCDDQKRGHSSSSGSFVMMERDEAHLSSPNTPPDKEMETHQVSQDTFPSTALPTPPCSSACSLLQKEPEESEVGLPIPDKGMGSIFSTLKNYLSPSRSVSCSDPQARRHTSHPVSSVSDDPVLASHFSNPSLSHASEAHCQVEAAPLLDHEKQQVPTSSENPAKLTANVSNPPHLKNTPPLTPRAMSDDDLQPNVKNPAPPPRSPNQTQSPPDELSDSADEITGKLNEVFPSSMDTTTSTSPTSGPPVASLKGKLYVKISEAKGLRPGFDPYVVCVFEWNEVISKSVQDEEEESLKRQQKEIEQSDLDAGRPMAIPLKSRQSSHNPALENPEHRGQAPVTDPHWNHEAVFDVFGDQSEVDVSVYDRNDSEAFMGHVRLCVNLKEDQSRLEGWFPLAGRAAGDSQVSGEIHMEMKFEKEDTKQVGPNDFQILKLIGKGTFGQVYQVKKKDTRRIYAMKVLSKKVIIQKKEVAHTVGERNILVRTAMAASPFIVGLKFSFQTPTDLYLVTDYMSGGELFWHLQKEGRFQEPRAKFYIAELILALQHLHEHDIVYRDLKPENILLDANGHIALCDFGLSKANLTQNDTTNTFCGTTEYLAPEVLLDEQGYTKMVDFWSLGVLVFEMCCGWSPFYAEDTQQMYKNIAFGKVRFPRDALSTEGRNFVKGLLNRNPKHRLGAQDDAKELMAHPFFHDVDWAALGRKEVIPPFKPKLKSDTDTSNFDPEFTNALENNNSLNDRAAALANGFMAASTPLSPGMQANFKGFTFVNESSIDHHFKNEDGDHMEEDETWHRSHRSGNSIDHRMTGVQKTGDAGEIFNVDDNFDM; encoded by the exons ATGGAGTATGCGAATTGTCAAAGACTTTGTGGCGCTAACATCTCTATCAGCGATGGTGTTCAGGACGACGATAGCCAGGATCAAATTGGTTCGAATACACCGAGTCCGACTGGGATTGCCACTCCGCAGCCCGACCCGGCTGACAGGCGCCTACCATCCATAATGCACAATTACTTCCAGGTTGGTAGTTCTTCTGCTGTCATGCTTCGCTCTCTCAAAACACGGTTTTCCCTCTCCgaaccttcttcctcttccgcaGACAATGTGCAGTCGAGTGCGCTTTCAAATGGGACATGCGATGATCAAAAAAGGGGACACTCTTCCTCATCCGGATCTTTTGTCATGATGGAGCGTGACGAGGCTCACCTCAGTTCGCCGAATACCCCTCCAGACAAGGAGATGGAAACCCACCAGGTTTCGCAAGATACCTTCCCTTCCACGGCCCTTCCCACTCCCCCTTGCTCCTCGGCGTGCTCCCTCCTTCAAAAAGAGCCCGAAGAGTCAGAAGTGGGACTACCAATTCCAGATAAAGGAATGGGGTCTATCTTTTCCACATTGAAGAACTACCTGTCTCCTTCTAGGAGCGTGTCCTGCTCTGACCCCCAAGCACGCCGACATACCTCCCACCCCGTCTCCAGCGTCTCTGACGACCCCGTCCTTGCCTCTCATTTTTCCAACCCTTCTCTTTCCCATGCCTCGGAAGCACACTGTCAAGTGGAAGCAGCAcccctcctcgaccatgaGAAACAACAAGTGCCCACATCTTCTGAGAATCCTGCGAAGCTAACTGCGAACGTGTCAAACCCTCCGCATTTAAAGAATACCCCTCCTCTTACACCTCGGGCTATGTCCGATGACGATTTGCAACCCAATGTGAAAAACCCCGCACCTCCCCCTCGTTCGCCGAACCAGACCCAATCGCCGCCCGACGAGTTGTCAGACTCCGCCGATGAAATTACAGGAAAACTCAACGAGGTATTCCCTTCGTCGATGGACACTACCACTTCTACTTCTCCGACTTCAGGCCCCCCTGTGGCCTCCCTCAAGGGCAAGCTTTACGTTAAAATTTCGGAAGCGAAAGGTCTCAGGCCCGGCTTCGATCCTTATGTTGTTTGCGTTTTCGAGTGGAACGAGGTGATTTCGAAGAGTGTtcaagatgaggaggaagaatctTTGAAACGACAGCAAAAGGAAATCGAACAGTCAGACCTTGATGCCGGTCGGCCAATGGCTATTCCCTTGAAGAGCCGACAGAGCAGTCATAACCCTGCGCTTGAGAATCCGGAGCACAGAGGACAAGCTCCCGTAACAGATCCACACTGGAACCATGAAGCAGTTTT TGATGTTTTTGGAGACCAGTCTGAAGTTGACGTCTCAGTATATGATCGCAATGACTCGGAAGCCTTTATGGGCCATGTGCGGCTCTGTGTCAATCTCAAAGAGGACCAGAGTCGCTTAGAAGGCTGGTTCCCGTTGGCCGGTCGGGCTGCAGGGGATTCCCAGGTCTCCGGAGAGATTCACATGGAGATGAAATTCGAAAAGGAAGATACAAAACAGGTCGGACCCAATGATTtccagatcctgaagctCATCGGAAAAGGAACATTTGGCCAAGTGTATcaagtaaaaaagaaagatacGCGCCGTATTTATGCCATGAAGGTTTTGTCGAAGAAGGTCATCATTCAAAAGAAGGAAGTTGCCCACACGGTGGGAGAGCGAAATATTTTGGTCCGAACTGCTATGGCTGCCTCCCCGTTTATTGTCGGACTCAAGTTTTCATTCCAGACCCCTACCGATCTCTACCTCGTCACTGATTACATGTCTGGCGGTGAATTATTCTGGCATCTTCAGAAAGAGGGACGGTTTCAGGAACCACGCGCCAAGTTCTACATTGCTGAGCTCATTCTGGCGTTGCAGCATCTTCACGAACATGATATCGTGTATCGCGACCTCAAGCCGGAAAATATTCTACTTGATGCGAACGGTCATATTGCACTTTGCGATTTCGGACTTTCAAAGGCGAACCTTACTCAGAATGATACAACAAATACCTTCTGCGGCACCACAGAATATCTCGCCCCGGAGGTACTGCTTGACGAACAAGGATATACTAAAATGGTGGATTTCTGGTCTCTAGGTGTCCTTGTTTTCGAGATGTGCTGTGGCTGGAGTCCGTTCTATGCGGAAGACACGCAACAGATGTACAAGAACATCGCTTTCGGTAAAGTCCGATTCCCCCGTGATGCTCTCAGCACGGAAGGGCGAAATTTCGTCAAGGGCTTACTCAATCGAAACCCCAAGCATCGCTTGGGAGCCCAAGATGATGCGAAAGAGCTCATGGCACATCCCTTTTTCCATGATGTTGATTGGGCTGCTTTGGGCAGGAAGGAAGTTATTCCACCCTTCAAACCCAAACTCAAGTCCGACACTGATACCTCAAACTTTGACCCTGAGTTTACCAATGCTCTTGAAAACAACAATTCATTGAATGATCGGGCTGCCGCCCTTGCCAATGGGTTCATGGCTGCATCAACACCGCTGTCTCCAGGAATGCAAGCCAACTTCAAAGGGTTTACCTTTGTCAATGAAAGCTCAATCGATCACCACTTCAAAAATGAAGATGGGGATCAtatggaggaggacgagaCATGGCATCGATCTCACCGGTCTGGAAATTCTATAGATCATCGCATGACTGGCGTTCAAAAGACTGGCGATGCCGGTGAGATTTTCAATGTTGATGACAATTTTGACATGTGA
- a CDS encoding uncharacterized protein (COG:S;~EggNog:ENOG410PFQS;~InterPro:IPR013933;~PFAM:PF08624), with product MSRGFIRRNESPLGEKVRRAEESAASIHRFYWLVGRCYFQSSIKLSSKMPRKLRAAAQAAAQSMKNAPPPLPDASDDEMIEAPPSRESSPPVVPDEADDEEEQREDAADGEEEEEAPTSPQKEEDASTPAQPTPAPESEAADTPAQDSNPPSRPDTPTHMALGRVSAIPRKRRIGRPPKNRPPDWDAPADGSAPQIQVSTPVKRRRGRPAASGGRWGRGRGPSHVTQVPIDKEGNMMDVIDDEVAVPGDPEGDTKVDKNGILQGDREYRVRTFTILNRGDRQYMLSTEPARCIGFRDSYLFFQKHKFLYKIIIDDDAKRDLIERDIIPHSYKGRAIGVVTARSVFREFGAKIIVGGRKVIDDYNGQAARERGDVEGELAVPEDKLPAPGEPYNRNQYVAWHGASSVYHTSTPTIPIPGTGKAVDSKKRKVTVTGDNWMLEHAREAANFNALLSTARQQNLEGVYDIQTNLFQYPKIMQPSHARWERLPPPDPRSANKLTKEMSTLTLSNGTTEDENTQVETTEDEETKPEETPTIFSSIPATLSRRFAILDVHTESPPYSNMGVPGPDGDVHDLGANGLISVANPKHPEFVNPEILEELPPECKEALIEAASHEWEWKSRWCSEVDDGARTVPLKSYAWFP from the exons ATGTCACGTGGCTTTATCCGGAGAAACGAATCTCCATTAGGCGAGAAGGTCCGGCGCGCAGAGGAAAGTGcagcatccatccatcgGTTCTACTGGCTTGTCGGCCGGTGTTATTTTCAGTCCAGCATCAAGCTCTCTTCCAAGATGCCGAGAAAGCTGCGAGCCGCCGCCCAGGCCGCTGCGCAATCAATGA AGAATGCCCCCCCTCCACTTCCCGATGCTTCGGATGATGAAATGATAGAAGCCCCTCCGTCGCGTGAATCGTCTCCGCCTGTAGTACCGGACGAAGCagatgacgaagaggaacAGCGCGAGGATGCagcggatggagaagaggaagaagaagcgccgACTTCACCAcagaaagaggaagacgcCAGTACACCAGCACAACCTACACCAGCCCCGGAATCAGAAGCTGCAGATACACCCGCGCAGGACTCCAACCCTCCGTCACGGCCTGATACCCCAACACACATGGCACTCGGTCGCGTGTCTGCGATTCCGCGAAAACGGCGCATCGGCCGTCCGCCAAAGAACCGCCCTCCGGATTGGGATGCCCCAGCTGATGGATCGGCACCGCAGATTCAGGTGAGCACGCCAGTCAAGAGGAGACGTGGCCGACCTGCTGCAAGTGGGGGACGATGGGGACGGGGCCGTGGGCCGTCTCATGTCACGCAGGTGCCGATTGATAAGGAAGGGAATATGATGGATGTTATCGATGATGAGGTGGCTGTCCCAGGTGACCCAGAGGGCGACACCAAGGTCGATAAGAATGGTATCCTGCAAGGTGATCGAGAGTACAGAGTTCGGACGTTTACTATTCTAAATCGCGGCGATCGCCAATATATGTTGTCCACCGAGCCGGCGAGATGTATTGGATTCAGGGATTCGTATTTGTTCTTCCAGAAACACAAATTTCTCTACAAAATTATCATCGACGATGATGCGAAACGCGACTTGATCGAGAGAGATATCATCCCTCATTCCTACAAAGGTCGCGCTATTGGTGTGGTTACTGCGCGGTCTGTGTTCCGAGAATTCGGTGCAAAGATCATTGTCGGTGGCCGGAAAGTCATTGATGATTACAATGGCCAAGCTGCCCGGGAACGTGGCGATGTGGAGGGTGAACTTGCTGTCCCCGAGGACAAGTTACCTGCGCCGGGTGAGCCATACAATAGGAACCAGTATGTGGCATGGCACGGAGCTAGCAGTGTTTATCACACCAGCACGCCCACTATCCCTATCCCCGGTACTGGCAAGGCGGTAGATTCCAAAAAGCGAAAAGTCACGGTCACAGGGGATaactggatgttggagcatgctcgagaagctgc CAATTTCAATGCTCTACTGTCGACTGCACGTCAGCAAAACCTTGAAGGCGTTTACGATATTCAGACGAACCTCTTCCAATACCCTAAGATCATGCAGCCTTCCCACGCTCGTTGGGAGCGGCTGCCTCCCCCCGATCCCCGGAGCGCAAACAAACTCACAAAAGAAATGTCAACACTTACGCTGTCAAACGGCACAACCGAAGACGAAAACACTCAAGTAGAAACaacagaagatgaagaaaccAAGCCAGAAGAGACCCCTACCATCTTCTCATCCATCCCTGCTACCCTCTCACGCCGTTTCGCCATCCTCGACGTCCACACAGAAAGCCCCCCGTATTCAAATATGGGTGTGCCTGGTCCGGATGGCGATGTTCATGATCTCGGTGCAAACGGTCTAATCAGCGTCGCTAACCCCAAACATCCTGAGTTCGTGAATCCAGAGATCCTCGAAGAACTACCCCCCGAGTGCAAGGAAGCTCTCATTGAAGCCGCTTCACACGAATGGGAGTGGAAGTCGAGATGGTGCAGCGAAGTTGATGATGGTGCGAGGACCGTTCCGCTCAAGAGTTATGCGTGGTTCCCTTGA
- the SNF7 gene encoding ESCRT-III subunit protein SNF7 (BUSCO:EOG09264W71;~COG:U;~EggNog:ENOG410PJP4;~InterPro:IPR005024;~PFAM:PF03357;~go_process: GO:0007034 - vacuolar transport [Evidence IEA]) gives MWSWFGGAAAQKRKDAPKNAILALREQLDMLQKREKHLENQMAEQEAVAKKNVASNKTAAKAALRRKKVHEKNFEQTQAQVAQLEQQIYAIEAANINHETLNAMKMAGTAMEKIHNGMTIDKVDETMDKLREQAALNEEIAQVIANNPLGEQPDEDELDEELEGLEQEAMDERMLNTGTVPVADQLNRLPAPTNAEPAKAKQKEEESDEEAELEKLRAEMAM, from the exons ATGTGGTCCTGGTTTGGTGGTGCGGCCGCCCAGAAGCGGAAGGATGCGCCGAAGAATGCCATTCTTGCGCTGCGGGAGCAGCTAGATATGTTacaaaagagagagaagcatCTAGAGAATCAGATGGCCGAGCAAGAGGCTGTTGCTAAGAAAAATGTGGCTTCAAATAAGACCG CCGCCAAGGCCGCTCTTCGACGGAAAAAGGTCCACGAGAAGAACTTCGAACAGACACAGGCCCAGGTCGCACAGTTAGAACAGCAGATATATGCTATTGAAGCGGCAAATATCAACCATGAGACCCTCAACGCCATGAAGATGGCTGGAACAGCCATGGAAAAGATTCACAACGGCATGACCATCGACAAGGTCGACGAGACAAT GGACAAACTTCGAGAACAAGCAGCGCTCAACGAAGAAATTGCACAAGTAATCGCCAACAACCCGCTGGGCGAACAGCCGGACGAAGACGAACTGGACGAGGAACTCGAGGGTCTGGAGCAGGAAGCTATGGACGAGCGCATGCTCAACACAGGCACAGTACCGGTTGCGGATCAACTCAACCGGCTACCTGCGCCAACAAACGCAGAAC CCGCCAAAGCGAAacaaaaggaagaagaatcagacgaggaggccgagtTGGAAAAACTACGGGCGGAAATGGCTATGTGA
- a CDS encoding nuclear telomere cap complex subunit Ten1 (COG:S;~EggNog:ENOG410PTCV;~InterPro:IPR024222;~PFAM:PF12658;~go_component: GO:1990879 - CST complex [Evidence IEA];~go_function: GO:0043047 - single-stranded telomeric DNA binding [Evidence IEA];~go_process: GO:0016233 - telomere capping [Evidence IEA]), with amino-acid sequence MNGPLPSTRAFLSDVPSLPADSKVRFLGCVKTYQISTGHLVLEHNYPRLKKPREDPPSITIDVNAILEAMTWEELCVGAWINVIGYVRKAPVVAWDKEVVSAPASSMPESVHVDAVIVFPAGAIDLGEYEQILNDSQEVERMRRAVE; translated from the exons ATGAACGGCCCTCTTCCTTCTACGAGGGCTTTCCTCTCCGACGTCCCCTCTCTCCCGGCTGACTCTAAAGTCCGCTTTCTTGGTTG CGTCAAAACATATCAGATCTCTACAGGGCACTTGGTCCTTGAGCACAACTATCCGCGGCTCAAAAAACCAAGGGAGGACCCCCCATCTATAACAATCGATGTCAATGCTATCCTGGAGGCGATGACCTGGGAGGAGCTGTGCGTCGGTGCGTGGATTAATGTCATCGGCTATGTACGAAAAGCTCCGGTTGTTGCCTGGGATAAGGAGGTGGTGTCAGCCCCTGCGTCGTCTATGCCTGAATCTGTGCATGTTGATGCTGTGATTGTCTTTCCAGCCGGAGCGATTGATTTGGGCGAATATGAACAGATCTTGAATGATTCACAGGAGGTAGAGAGGATGAGGCGTGCAGTCGAATGA
- a CDS encoding MFS transporter (COG:G;~EggNog:ENOG410PHC6;~InterPro:IPR020846,IPR011701,IPR036259;~PFAM:PF07690;~TransMembrane:12 (i99-116o136-155i167-186o192-211i223-243o255-274i321-351o363-387i407-428o434-456i468-491o503-523i);~go_function: GO:0022857 - transmembrane transporter activity [Evidence IEA];~go_process: GO:0055085 - transmembrane transport [Evidence IEA]), producing MSAMPNNSSDPSKCPQHSENRADGDARSMTGSTSSEDSLDQVDALDRTVTSHSRMSEPDLTRRVTSIGTTGTTDPNYEVDYEDGDDPSNPKNWSFKYKGMAISMLSWNTLVIVLHSTSYTSGIPVIGAEFGASNTIVTLGLTFYLIGLAIGSMFMAPLSEVYGRKPVSIVCLSIFTVLIIPCALAQSIEALIISRTIGALFGSVMISTAPGMVSDLVTDEQRALAISIWSIGPINGPVLGPILGGFVTQYLGWRWMNWIALMLSGVALAFACLMKETYSPIILQKKAARRRNETNDDRWWSRYDQKASLLDMLKINLSRPFVMAVLEPICIFWNLYIAIVYGILYLCFTAYPIVFRQIRGWSLGLSGLAFCGIGVGCMIMIACEPFVRRMINSHKRDPETGKVPPEAMVSIVCIAAVLIPTGELWFAWTCAPASIPWIVPILAGMLFGCGNAGVFIYASNYLTDSYGVYAASALAGNSVMRSILGGVMPLVGTYLYDGLGPNWAGTLLGLLEVAIIPIPFVFYKYGYKIRMRSSLISRMQEDKRKLENKRKRMEQRLAPETNAATEETGEKEGA from the exons ATGTCAGCCATGCCAAATAATTCCTCAGATCCGTCGAAATGCCCCCAACATAGTGAAAACCGTGCAGATGGCGACGCGCGCTCTATGACAGGGTCAACCTCATCGGAGGATTCCCTTGACCAAGTCGATGCCCTTGATCGCACTGTAACAAGCCATTCGCGCATGTCAGAGCCCGACCTGACCAGGAGAGTCACATCAATTGGAACCACGGGCACGACAGATCCAAATTATGAAGTCGACTATGAGGACGGGGACGACCCGTCCAATCCTAAGAATTGGTCGTTCAAATACAAAGGCATGGCAATTTCCATGCTGTCCTGGAACACTTTAGTTAT tgtTTTACATTCCACGTCTTACACTTCCGGTATACCAGTCATCGGTGCAGAATTTGGTGCCTCGAATACCATTGTCACCCTAGGGTTGACGTTCTACCTTATTGGCCTGGCCATTGGGTCGATGTTCATGGCCCCGCTAAGTGAAGTATACGGCCGTAAGCCTGTTTCCATTGTGTGTCTGAGTATCTTCACGGTCTTGATCATTCCCTGCGCGTTGGCCCAGTCCATCGAGGCTTTGATTATTTCCCGCACCATTGGAGCATTATTCGGAAGTGTTATGATCTCCACTGCACCAGGAATGGTGTCAGACCTGGTAACGGATGAGCAAAGAGCGCTGGCCATCTCTATTTGGAGTATTGGGCCTATCAACGGACCAG TTTTGGGTCCTATCCTTGGAGGTTTCGTGACGCAGTACctgggctggcgatggaTGAACTGGATTGCTTTGATGCTCTCCGGAGTCGCCTTAGCCTTTGCTTGCCTCATGAAGGAGACGTATAGTCCGATCATCTTGCAGAAAAAGGCTGCGCGCAGACGGAATGAGACAAACGACGACCGGTGGTGGAGTCGATACGACCAGAAAGCCAGTCTTCTGGATATGCTGAAAATAAACCTCAGTAGACCGTTTGTCATGGCTGTTCTAGAGCCCATCTG TATCTTCTGGAACCTCTACATCGCAATTGTATACGGAATCCTCTACCTCTGCTTCACAGCCTACCCCATCGTCTTCCGCCAAATCCGCGGCTGGTCGCTTGGCCTCTCAGGCCTCGCCTTCTGCGGCATCGGAGTCGGATGCATGATCATGATCGCCTGCGAACCCTTCGTCCGCCGCATGATCAACAGCCACAAGCGCGACCCAGAAACCGGCAAAGTACCCCCCGAAGCCATGGTCTCGATCGTGTGCATCGCCGCCGTCCTAATTCCTACTGGAGAGCTCTGGTTCGCCTGGACCTGCGCGCCAGCCTCCATCCCCTGGATCGTCCCCATCCTCGCGGGTATGTTGTTCGGTTGCGGGAACGCCGGTGTCTTCATCTATGCTTCGAATTACCTCACCGATAGCTATGGCGTGTATGCTGCCTCTGCACTGGCGGGGAACTCTGTCATGCGTAGCATTCTGGGTGGTGTTATGCCGCTTGTGGGTACCTACCTGTACGACGGGCTTGGGCCGAACTGGGCGGGAACTCTGCTTGGATTACTTGAGGTGGCGATTATCCCGATCCCATTTGTGTTTTACAAGTACGGGTATAAGATTCGGATGAGGAGTTCGCTTATCAGTCGGATGCAAGAGGATaagaggaagctggagaacAAGCGGAAGCGCATGGAGCAGCGTTTGGCGCCGGAGACGAATGCAGCTACTGAAGAGAcgggggagaaagagggggCCTAA